In Syngnathoides biaculeatus isolate LvHL_M chromosome 5, ASM1980259v1, whole genome shotgun sequence, the following are encoded in one genomic region:
- the fbxo43 gene encoding F-box only protein 43: protein MQCTPDSNVYHDGCKGRQCDECFDSGYSGLFHSPLSICEVDSSTSVDSVDFIDTAKGYLRVPATPKENSRARFLHKDTRGVPRCSTVNLCETPKVCKRCVLLQHRPALCDATKGNGMSPCTARTQLSIVSEHLPNASFESLVVSTLKPEQDFPLSGRKRRLLFSQVRTSTRVDGTIGLSDNNSSERRIFLLDDFSQHFGASDQLNVEAPCLSQFLPASSKENSPSPVRKLTNDLYDSSIVLSTPSSTQTPKYIRSLCEDSGFSSLALDKSHGSSVDHDGSFQELRLSASKGNVETPNLTDTKRRSRLQRQQRLSTLKEGGSLSDEEVSDRKHQLIHCHSSASKEEVFLRETPRRVLATSDGPSSTKVGCTTPLSRTTAQRDCIPPSGTTSVSSNVTPFKTTVSNLSLTPALQLIHILCERRPKMFAGQSPSLKEQLRTAAALTDTAVILSTIMPLTGLIGRKMGLGKVDILTELRKRNLRHILAVILSHLSADSLYRCCQVCKDWKEIIQQDKQAHLKKEIHRSEVEAALELGGTVHVCEAKTRLALIERSALKTVQAQSQSSSYCTPQSGTRAVTPLQNSTLSLGSSKRDRFLEVAKTLFNDECLRHCPHCQHPAKCHSVKREGVCTKADCAFQFCTACLCAFHGSRECGSQSAGHRKKYSLLPGSAQSKRNVRRL from the exons ATGCAGTGTACTCCTGACTCCAATGTCTACCATGATGGTTGCAAAGGTCGACAGTGTGATGAGTGTTTTGACAGTGGCTACTCTGGTTTATTCCACAGTCCACTGAGTATCTGTGAAGTTGACTCCTCTACGTCTGTGGATTCAGTAGACTTCATTGACACAGCCAAAGGGTATCTCAGAGTTCCTGCCACACCCAAGGAGAATAGCAGGGCCAGATTTTTGCACAAAGACACCAGGGGGGTACCGCGTTGCTCCACGGTGAACTTGTGTGAAACTCCCAAAGTGTGCAAAAGATGTGTCTTGCTGCAACATAGACCTGCCCTGTGTGATGCCACAAAAGGAAACGGAATGTCCCCATGCACCGCAAGGACCCAGTTGTCAATTGTGTCTGAACATTTGCCCAATGCTTCATTTGAATCCTTGGTTGTAAGCACTTTAAAACCGGAGCAGGATTTCCCGTTATCTGGTAGGAAACGTCGTCTGCTCTTCTCTCAGGTACGGACCTCCACTCGTGTGGACGGTACCATCGGCTTGAGTGACAACAACAGTTCGGAGAGACGAATTTTCCTCTTGGATGATTTTAGTCAGCACTTTGGTGCCTCTGATCAACTTAATGTTGAAGCACCATGCTTAAGCCAATTCCTCCCGGCCTCATCCAAGGAAAACTCTCCATCACCAGTCAGGAAGCTGACAAATGACCTATACGACTCCTCCATTGTCTTGTCCACGCCCTCATCTACACAAACCCCCAAGTATATCAG GTCTCTGTGTGAGGACAGTGGCTTCAGCTCCCTTGCCCTCGATAAATCCCATGGCTCTTCTGTCGACCATGATGGCTCATTCCAGGAGTTGCGGCTTTCTGCTTCCAAAGGAAACGTCGAAACCCCCAATCTGACAGATACAAAACGGCGTTCCCGTTTGCAACGTCAGCAAAGACTTTCCACTCTAAAGGAAGGAGGCTCATTGTCTGATGAAGAAGTGTCGGACAGAAAGCATCAGCTCATTCACTGCCACAGTAGCGCTTCCAAAGAGGAGGTTTTTCTCAgggaaaccccacgcagggTGCTTGCAACATCTGATGGGCCGTCATCGACGAAAGTAGGTTGTACAACTCCTCTCAGCCGAACAACAGCCCAGCGTGACTGCATCCCACCTTCTGGTACCACATCTGTCAGTTCCAACGTGACACCCTTCAAGACTACTGTATCCAACCTCTCTTTGACACCTGCGTTACAGCTGATACATATTTTGTGTGAGCGGCGGCCCAAAATGTTTGCTGGCCAAAGTCCAAGTTTGAAAGAGCAGCTGAGGACAGCAGCAGCTCTAACTGACACCGCTGTAATATTAAGCACAATTATGCCGTTGACAGGGCTGATTGGCCGGAAGATGGGGCTGGGGAAGGTGGATATATTAACAGAGCTCAGGAAAAGGAATCTCAGGCACATCCTGGCTGTCATCCTCAGCCACCTGTCTGCTGACTCTCTCTACAG GTGTTGTCAGGTGTGCAAGGACTGGAAAGAAATAATCCAACAGGACAAGCAAGCACATctgaaaaaagaaattcacCGGAGTGAAGTAGAAGCTGCTTTAGAG CTTGGTGGAACTGTCCATGTTTGTGAAGCCAAGACCAGGTTGGCTCTGATTGAAAGGTCAGCCCTCAAGACAGTCCAGGCCCAGTCTCAAAGCTCCAGTTACTGCACGCCGCAATCTGGGACACGCGCCGTCACCCCTTTACAAAATAGCACTCTGTCTTTAGGCAGCAGCAAAAGGGACAGGTTCTTagag GTTGCCAAAACCCTCTTCAACGATGAATGCCTGAGACATTGTCCTCACTGTCAGCATCCTGCAAAGTGTCACTCTGTGAAACGCGAAGGTGTTTGCACCAAAGCTGACTGTGCGTTCCAGTTTTGCACAGCATGCTTGTGTGCTTTCCATGGCTCCAGAGAATGCGGCAGCCAGTCTGCGGGCCATCGCAAGAAATACTCATTACTTCCAGGAAGTGCCCAAAGCAAGCGAAACGTTAGGAGACTGTGA
- the LOC133500319 gene encoding regulator of G-protein signaling 22, giving the protein MRHIRSMLQQLLRHNLYMKAEKCEFHRPSILFLGFIVAEGESRMDLGKVEAVFQWPTPTNRKEAMTSLSNTSSGTFFEGPRVLDSWSNVPPQYQGYRLGSLFHQHHEIWHFMSFLQNKDACILLECWQDLEDYRRTPERNKAVRRDRFSHIPKKYLNRTNFFSSHSPATKILHLAGGLEFLKLESLSKRVAVEIQNIIRCHIEKTWLPQFLITAEFTEGQKYKVMIKNKTPVLKRLIYSSLMMPKQ; this is encoded by the exons ATGAGGCACATCCGGTCCATGCTGCAGCAGCTATTGCGGCACAATCTGTACATGAAGGCAGAGAAGTGCGAATTCCACCGACCCTCCATCTTGTTCCTGGGTTTTATCGTGGCGGAGGGGGAAAGCCGCATGGATCTCGGCAAGGTTGAGGCCGTCTTtcagtggcccactcccacGAATCGCAAGGAG GCTATGACATCTCTATCGAATACTTCATCTGGCACCTTCTTTGAGGGCCCCCGGGTCCTTGACTCTTGGTCCAATGTGCCTCCACAGTACCAAGGTTACCGCTTAGGCTCCTTATTTCACCAACATCATGAGATCTGGCACTTTATGTCGTTTCTCCAGAATAAAGATGCCTG CATCCTCCTGGAATGCTGGCAGGACCTGGAGGACTACAGGAGGACTCCTGAGAGGAACAAGGCAGTGAGAAGGGACCGATTTTCTCACATTCCAAAGAAATATCTCAACAGAACCAACTTCTTCAGCTCCCACAGTCCTGCCACAAAA ataTTGCACCTGGCAGGTGGACTGGAGTTTCTGAAACTTGAGTCTCTCTCAAAGCGAGTTGCTGTGGAGATCCAGAACATCATCAGATGTCACATTGAgaaaacatggctgcctcagTTTCTGATCACAGCAGAGTTCACAGAAGGACAGAAATACAAAGTAATGATAAAGAACAAAACACCAGTCCTAAAACGACTAATTTACTCATCCTTGATGATGCCAAAACAGTAA